A region from the Lolium perenne isolate Kyuss_39 chromosome 4, Kyuss_2.0, whole genome shotgun sequence genome encodes:
- the LOC127347349 gene encoding uncharacterized protein, producing the protein MVKLVHALDFPRSEVYYDVIKKMNFKVTYTLRAKRVERWICAVKRDILDAAKIKVVGFDCEFTDPREGRANQCAAVLQLSVAQETLVFHIVHADEVPQLLIDFLADKNIRFCGAAIHNDVNMLHTYGIIGIPSAINLHQILRNPVPNKQTLGFYYLENHYIGTGLEQKKFNK; encoded by the exons ATGGTGaagctcgtgcacgccctcgactTCCCTCGATCTGAAGTCTACTACGATGTCATCAAAAAGATGAATTTCAAGGTCACGTACACCCTCCGTGCGAAGAGGGTGGAGAGGTGGATCTGCGCCGTCAAGAGGGATATCCTCGACGCCGCGAAAATCAAG GTCGTGGGCTTCGACTGCGAGTTCACCGACCCTCGCGAGGGTAGAGCTAATCAATGCGCCGCCGTCCTTCAACTCTCCGTCGCACAAGAGACTTTGGTCTTCCATATTGTTCATGCTGATGAAGTGCCACAACTTCTCATCGATTTCCTTGCGGACAAGAACATCAGATTCTGTGGCGCGGCAATCCACAATGATGTGAATATGTTGCATACCTACGGAATTATTGGTATTCCGTCTGCGATCAACCTCCATCAGATCCTCCGGAACCCCGTCCCAAATAAGCAGACTCTGGGTTTCTATTATTTGGAAAATCATTATATTGGGACGGGTCTCGAGCAGAAGAAGTTTAATAAGTAG
- the LOC127294385 gene encoding protein TOC75, chloroplastic — translation MVFSSGAMSISSSDPKSRSTAPRNGALASAISAAVAPGGTGRRPPGGSGGGFGGFLSRLFTAGPAQAAEENPPSRDWDAHDFGPRMTVPFERLKGAKRYKVSELRFLDRGPLGEDARVTGADDPLFEGSALQPGGVFTRAQLLGELEALSSSGMFERVNVDAIRPLPDGTLGLTVAYAESLWAPASRFSCVNVGGLVPSQSDETEDDDMTLREKMALQRRQEQEYQRRLRSATKPCILPEPVRGEVVQMVRKQGRVSARLLQRIRDHVLSWYHNEGFVCAQLVNFGNLHTGEVVGEVVEGEVTGVEYQFLDKLDNVIEGKTKLPVIDRELPQQLRPGHIFNIGAGRQALKNLNALSLFSNIEVNPSPDETKEGGVLVEIKLHELNPKSVDVTTEWNFVPGPGGRPTLESIQPGGSVAFEHRNIGGLNRSLAGSVTSSNLLNPQDDLSFKFEYTHPYLDGVEDRSRNRIFKTSCFNTRKLSPVFVAGPNMADVPPIWIDRVGIKANITENLTKQSTFTYGLVMEEITTRDESNDVCTHGLRRTATGALGMDGPPTTFSGTGVDRMAFLQANLTRDNTEFVNGATIGDRCIFQLDQGLGIGSKNPFFNRHQLTVTKFVNLNKQKNGAGKPPPAVLVAHGRYAGCVGDLPSYDAFALGGPHSVRGYGMGELGASRNLLEVATEVRLPVPMVKNTQVYAFAEHGTDLGSSKDVKGNPTEFFRRAGHGSSYGVGIKLGPLRAEYAVDHNAGTGALFFRYGERF, via the exons ATGGTGTTCAGCTCCGGCGCCATGTCCATCTCGTCCTCCGACCCCAAGTCCCGCTCCACCGCCCCTCGCAACGGGGCCCTCGCCTCCGCCATCTCCGCCGCCGTCGCTCCCGGCGGCACCGGCCGTCGACCCCCCGGCGGTAGCGgcggcggcttcggaggcttcctgTCGCGGCTCTTCACCGCCGGACcggcgcaggcggcggaggagaaTCCGCCGTCGAGGGACTGGGACGCGCACGACTTCGGGCCCAGGATGACGGTGCCGTTCGAGAGGCTGAAGGGGGCGAAGAGGTACAAGGTCTCCGAGCTCAGGTTCCTCGACCGCGGCCCGCTCGGCGAGGACGCGCGCGTCACGGGCGCCGACGACCCCCTGTTCGAGGGGTCGGCGCTGCAGCCGGGCGGCGTGTTCACCCGGGCGCAGCTGCTCGGGGAGCTCGAGGCGCTGTCGTCGTCCGGCATGTTCGAGCGCGTCAACGTCGACGCGATCAGGCCCCTGCCCGACGGCACCCTCGGCCTCACCGTCGCCTACGCCGAGAGCCTCTGGGCCCCGGCGAGCCGGTTCAGCTGCGTCAACGTGGGCGGCCTCGTGCCGTCGCAGTCCGACGAGACCGAGGACGACGACATGACGCTGAGGGAAAAGATGGCGCTCCAGCGGAGGCAGGAGCAGGAGTACCAGCGGCGCCTCCGCAGCGCCACCAAGCCGTGCATCCTGCCGGAGCCCGTGCGGGGGGAGGTGGTGCAGATGGTGAGGAAGCAGGGACGGGTGAGCGCCAGGCTGCTGCAGAGGATCAGGGACCACGTCCTCAGCTGGTACCACAACGAGGGCTTCGTGTGCGCGCAGCTGGTCAACTTCGGCAACCTCCACACCGGCGAGGTTGTGGGCGAGGTCGTCGAGGGGGAGGTCACCGGGGTAGAGTACCAGTTCCTGGACAAGCTCGACAATGTCATCGAGGGGAAGACCAAGCTTCCTGTGATTGACAGGGAACTGCCCCAGCAG CTTCGGCCAGGCCATATCTTTAACATCGGGGCAGGGAGACAGGCTCTTAAGAACTTGAACGCGCTGTCTCTGTTCTCCAATATAGAGGTGAATCCATCCCCTGATGAAACCAAAGAAGGAGGCGTGTTGGTCGAAATCAAGCTCCATGAACTGAATCCCAAATCAGTGGACGTGACCACGGAGTGGAACTTTGTGCCAGGGCCTGGGGGACGACCAACTCTT GAATCCATTCAACCTGGAGGAAGTGTGGCGTTTGAGCACCGCAACATCGGTGGGCTGAACAGATCTCTCGCTGGTTCGGTTACATCCAGCAACTTGCTCAACCCTCAG gACGATCTTTCGTTCAAGTTTGAGTATACACATCCTTACTTAGACGGTGTGGAGGACCGCAGCAGGAACCGCATCTTCAAAACCAGCTGCTTCAACACCAGGAAACTCAGCCCTGTCTTCGTAGCCGGCCCCAACATGGCCGATGTTCCACCTATCTGGATCGATAGAGTTGGAATCAAAGCTAACATAACAGAG AACCTCACAAAGCAGAGCACGTTCACGTATGGCCTCGTGATGGAGGAGATCACGACGCGTGATGAGAGCAATGATGTGTGCACTCACGGGCTCCGGAGGACGGCCACCGGCGCCCTGGGCATGGACGGCCCACCCACGACATTCAGCGGCACCGGCGTCGACCGGATGGCATTCCTGCAGGCCAATCTGACCCGGGATAACACAGAGTTCGTCAACGGCGCGACCATTGGCGACAGGTGCATCTTCCAG CTGGACCAGGGCCTGGGCATTGGAAGCAAGAACCCGTTCTTCAACCGCCATCAGCTAACAGTGACAAAGTTCGTGAATCTAAACAAGCAAAAGAATGGTGCCGGCAAACCACCGCCGGCCGTTCTTGTCGCCCACGGCCGCTACGCAGGATGTGTAGGAGATCTGCCAAGCTATGACGCCTTCGCACTTGGAGGGCCTCACTCTGTCAGGGGCTATGGCATGGGCGAACTCGGCGCTTCTAGGAACCTTCTCGAG GTTGCCACCGAGGTGCGCCTCCCGGTCCCCATGGTGAAGAACACACAGGTGTACGCTTTTGCCGAGCATGGCACCGACCTTGGGAGCTCCAAGGATGTCAAAGGGAACCCTACAGAGTTCTTCCGACGTGCCGGCCATGGATCATCGTACGGTGTCGGCATTAAGCTTGGCCCACTCAGGGCGGAGTACGCCGTCGACCACAATGCTGGCACAGGAGCCCTTTTCTTCAGATATGGCGAGAGGTTCTGA
- the LOC127294384 gene encoding RING-H2 finger protein ATL74-like, translating into MRQLRDGGEATPLVTPAAAAAAVGGGAGGTLTSPSAAGSNASFDANMVIILAALLCVLICALGLNSVIRCVLHCGRRLAPSTVARATTATSLHAQQTGLKRKALRKIPVEVYGGASALTATATECAICLGEFADGEKVRVLPRCHHGFHVRCIDMWLATHTSCPNCRASLAEDGAAVTAAGGR; encoded by the coding sequence ATGCGGCAGCTCAGAGATGGCGGGGAGGCCACGCCGCTGGTCACCCCCGCTGCGGCGGCGGCTGCGGTGGGTGGAGGCGCCGGCGGTACCCTGACGTCGCCGAGCGCCGCGGGGAGCAACGCCAGCTTCGACGCCAATATGGTGATCATCCTGGCCGCGCTGCTCTGCGTCCTCATCTGCGCGCTCGGCCTCAACTCCGTCATCCGCTGCGTGCTCCACTGCGGCCGTCGCCTCGCACCGTCAACGGTGGCGAGGGCCACGACGGCCACGTCGTTACACGCTCAGCAGACAGGTCTGAAGAGGAAGGCCCTGAGGAAGATACCCGTGGAGGTGTACGGCGGCGCCAGCGCCCTCACGGCCACGGCCACGGAGTGCGCCATCTGCCTCGGCGAGTTTGCTGATGGCGAGAAGGTGCGCGTGCTCCCGCGGTGCCACCACGGCTTCCACGTCCGCTGCATCGACATGTGGCTCGCCACGCACACCTCCTGCCCCAACTGCCGGGCCTCGCTCGCAGAGGACGGCGCCGCCGTCACCGCCGCTGGAGGGAGATAG
- the LOC127294386 gene encoding uncharacterized protein, giving the protein MAALRHLAGATHNHRIAANSSSLFELQRPPSCLAVAAARPLRLAPLRSRSPTRLYALSSNDIKVGINLEVDGAPWKIIEFLHVKPGKGAAFVRTKMKNYISGNTVEKTFRAGSTIQEASISKETKQFTYKDGSQFVFMDLTTFEESRLNESDVGDRQKWLKEGMDCILLYWNGRIIDFDLPITVRLTVTETDPGQGDSAQGGTKPATLETGAVINVPSFVDVGDDVLIDSRTGQYMSRA; this is encoded by the exons ATGGCCGCTCTCCGCCACCTAGCCGGCGCCACTCACAACCACCGTATCGCCGCGAACTCCTCCTCCCTCTTCGAACTCCAGCGGCCTCCTTCCTGCCTCGCTGTCGCCGCCGCGCGGCCCCTCCGCCTCGCGCCCCTGCGCTCCCGCTCCCCCACCA GACTTTATGCGCTGTCCAGCAACGACATCAAGGTAGGAATCAACCTCGAGGTTGACGGCGCGCCGTGGAAGATTATTG AGTTTCTCCATGTGAAGCCTGGAAAAGGTGCTGCTTTTGTGAGGACAAAAATGAAAAATTATATCTCTGGAAACACAGTTGAGAAAACCTTTCGAGCTGGAAGTACG ATCCAGGAAGCTTCTATTTCTAAGGAAACGAAACAATTTACGTACAAGGATGGATCCCAGTTTGTGTTCATGGATCTG ACGACCTTTGAAGAAAGTCGCTTAAACGAGTCAGATGTTGGTGACAGGCAAAAGTGGTTGAAAGAGGGAATGGACTGCATTTTGCTATACTGGAATGGACGG ATTATCGATTTTGATCTTCCCATCACTGTTAGGCTGACCGTAACTGAGACTGATCCAGGGCAAGGTGACAGTGCACAAG GAGGAACAAAGCCTGCAACCCTGGAAACAGGAGCTGTGATCAACGTGCCTTCTTTCGTTGATGTAGGCGATGATGTCCTGATTGATTCGAGAACCGGCCAGTATATGAGCCGGGCATAG